Within the Candidatus Babeliaceae bacterium genome, the region ACATATGCCATTTTTATCAATCACCATACTACTTATGTTGATTGGTGAAGTGGGATTTATTACGTGGCAAGAGCTTTTGACTTATGCACAAGCATTAAAAAACAAGCGCTATTTTAAAATCAGCTTACACACAAGACTGGTCCTCATAACAACAACGCTCATTATTATTATTTCGACATCAATTCTCGCACTCACTGAATATGGTATATTTTCGAGCGGATCGGTCATACATGATGGGATCAATAGTATTTTTAATGCACTTTCTTATAGAAGCACTGGATTTTCAACGCTCAATATACTTCAAGTTGGTAATGCAACGTTATTACTTATTATCGCTTTATCATTTATTGGCTCATCACCTGGATCAACGGGAAGTGGTATAAAAACAACCACGTTTGCGCTTCTTATTGCTGCAATAAAAACAGTTATATTAGGTCGGCACGTCGTTGATATTAAAGGCCGTCAAATACCAAATGATCAAATCTTTAAAGCTATGTCTATATTCTCACTAGGAATCGGCCTTATTGGCTGCTCTGCATTTTGCCTTTTTTTGACGGATAATAGCTGGAGTTTTATTGAAATTTTTTTTGAATCAAGTTCCGCGTTCACCAATCTTGGACTTTCATTGGGCATAACCCCACATCTTTCTGTTATAGGAAAAATTATTCTGATAATCAGTATGATAATGGGACGAATTGGAACTCTCACGCTCATACTAGCATTACGGTGGCGACAGGATAAAGTACAATTTAATTATCCTGAAGAACGCGTCATGATCGGATAACATATTCAGTAAAAAGTAATTATAGAGGTACAAATATGAAATTTTGTGTTATTGGAGTAGGTCGTTTGGGATATCATGTTGCTACAACACTTGCAGATCACGGCATGGACGTACTTGCTATTGATAGTAATGAGGCAATTATTGCATCGATAAAAGATAAAGTTACACAAGCAATTTGTTTACGTATTAATGATGAAGAATCACTGCGTAGCGTTGGCATAGAATATATAGACACCGTTATTGTCGCCATGGGTGAAAATTTTGCTCAATCAATTTTGGTTACGGCATTACTCAAACAAAATCTCAAAATACCTACGGTCATTGCACGCTCAATCAGCGAAATTCATAAAGATATTTTGACTTTGATCGGCGCAGACCAAGTACTTTTGCCAGAAAAAGAAATGGGAATACGCCTTGCCGATAGCCTCAGTCTCCCGTTTAGCACTTTACGCAGAATAACACCTCAATTTTCTATCAGCCAAATAAAAGCGCCCAAAAAATTTGCAGGCAAAACTATTAAAGAAATTTCTCTACAAAAAAATTATCACGTCATGTGCATAGGTCAAAAAATAGACGATGAGATCAAAGAAATAACCCAGGACTATATTTTTAATGAAAAAGATATTCTACTCTTTTCCGGCAACAACGCCGCTTTAGAAAAAATCTCAAAATTATAAAAGCGCCTACGATGTTATCATCAAAATATTCCTCGTTTTTCTAAATGCGCTTCACCGTCATAAGCTACCTGTATTTCAATAGTAGTTATATTACTATCAACTTCTACAGATGATATATGATTATTTTTTGCAAAATGAGCATATAAAACAGGATCTTTTGATCGAGAAAACGGATTATGCGGTGTAAAAATAACCGATCCTATACGATCTATACTACTATCAAAATAATAGTGATCCCTGGGCTTCAAATCAATTTTTTTTGGCTCATAGCCCCGATATTTTAGGTAAACAGTCGCCGTCACCGGATAATCTGTATTATTATACAGCCGCATAGTAGCGGCACTCAAATATCCACCAAAAAAAATTACCAGCAACAACAATATCGCTTTCATTTTTACTCCTTTCAAAATACTCAATTAACATATATTAATTCTAATATATATATTATTTAAATAGCAAATAAATTATATCTAAATAATTTAATAATAATAATTACAACCTAACACAACCTCTCATGAAAATATTGCTATTTTTCAATTTAATATATATAATTATAAATAATAATATATATTATAATTTATTAAAAAGCAGGGGCTCATATTATGAATAAATATCAAAAAAAAATTATAGCAATATTTTTTGTACAAATAATTTATTCGATGGAACAAGGGCAATTACAGATCCCTTCGCTTAAGAACATATCTCTCCAATCTATTGCTCGCCAAATTATAAGCAACAAATCATATTTGACAGCACATGATTATAAAACAATACCAGCATCATTTAATCTGCCAATGCAACTTCAAGATGAATTGCGAGAAACGCTCTTTATCGCAACAAATAAAGCTCATATATCTCCAGAAAAGCTTGATATATTCCTATCTACTATTTCTGATAACGGAATTAGTAATAATTTTGCATCTTATGTAATACAAAAAACCCAAGACAATCTCTTTTATATTGATTTTACTGAACTGACACGTGTTTTGAATAAATATTCTAATATGTCAGCAGCCTTACATAATGGATTTTTAAAATTTATTGAATCACAAAGCGATAATGAGCTATTTAAAAAAACTGTTGGTAAAGATACAAGCTTGTTTAAGCAACTTCCTTTTAATTATTTGGTGGCAATTGCTTCAAGTATGAGCGCAGAAAATATTCTGAATACGAAATTACTATATAAAGCTGAATTTGATGGAATAAATTATCGATACTTCTTCAGGAACACTATAAGTAACCATACGTTGGATAATACTAACAAAACATTGTTTCGACTTAATCAATTTATCGAGAACCTTACAACCGACGCCGTTCCTAAAGAACTTAAGTCTTTATTATTAAAATATCATGCAGAATTAGTAGATAAATATAACGGCACAGTTCGTGCGTTTATACATGAAACGAACAGACGATCTATTTCTTAAAGACAGTAGTGGTTATTAAAAACATCGAGGCTTATTTGAAAAAAATAGAGAGAGGCGATTTTTTGAACCGCCTCTCTCTGCAAGATTTTTATAGAAAAACTAGATTTTTTCTATACGAACAATCGTCTTTTGTTGACGGTGTCCCTTTTTACGACGTACTTTTTTACGGCGTTTAAACATAAACGCTATAATTTTTGGTCCTCGCATATGTTTAACGATAGACGCTTTAATAGGCGTATCGAGAAACGGAGTACCTATTTCTACGTTGCTTGGATCTAATTTTCTTAAAAGAACATCGGTGAAGATAATCTCAGACCCAACGTCTCCTACAAGCTTTTCCAACTCAACTGTTTTACCTTCTATAGCTTGGTATTGCTTGCCACCGCTTTGAAAAATGGCATAACGGTCAAATACAATATCATGTTTCATGAAAAAAAATCCTTAAAAAGGTATGCTATTTTATTAAATACGAATATTTTCAATAGTAACAAAACATACGTTTTTGTCTAGGCCTCGTATTAATTTGCCCAAAAATGATCTTTTTGGCACACTTATAGGTATAGAAAAGGT harbors:
- a CDS encoding potassium transporter TrkG; this encodes MPLRRSFFTSPGRILLSSILITISTGAALLALPWAQKTSHNLIDLIFTATSATCVTGLLTIPIHEFTLFGHAIILVLMQIGGLGLVTIAVFFISLFVDIGLNTQNITGQILEIDSWKRSKKTLFFIITFTLVVEFLATIIIYYTLDTTYDHPLFLSFFHAVSAFCSAGFTIFPHPFTQFSTHMPFLSITILLMLIGEVGFITWQELLTYAQALKNKRYFKISLHTRLVLITTTLIIIISTSILALTEYGIFSSGSVIHDGINSIFNALSYRSTGFSTLNILQVGNATLLLIIALSFIGSSPGSTGSGIKTTTFALLIAAIKTVILGRHVVDIKGRQIPNDQIFKAMSIFSLGIGLIGCSAFCLFLTDNSWSFIEIFFESSSAFTNLGLSLGITPHLSVIGKIILIISMIMGRIGTLTLILALRWRQDKVQFNYPEERVMIG
- the rplU gene encoding 50S ribosomal protein L21 is translated as MKHDIVFDRYAIFQSGGKQYQAIEGKTVELEKLVGDVGSEIIFTDVLLRKLDPSNVEIGTPFLDTPIKASIVKHMRGPKIIAFMFKRRKKVRRKKGHRQQKTIVRIEKI
- a CDS encoding TrkA family potassium uptake protein, translating into MKFCVIGVGRLGYHVATTLADHGMDVLAIDSNEAIIASIKDKVTQAICLRINDEESLRSVGIEYIDTVIVAMGENFAQSILVTALLKQNLKIPTVIARSISEIHKDILTLIGADQVLLPEKEMGIRLADSLSLPFSTLRRITPQFSISQIKAPKKFAGKTIKEISLQKNYHVMCIGQKIDDEIKEITQDYIFNEKDILLFSGNNAALEKISKL